In Microplitis mediator isolate UGA2020A chromosome 2, iyMicMedi2.1, whole genome shotgun sequence, a single window of DNA contains:
- the LOC130664085 gene encoding nardilysin-like, translated as MVSLCSFKRLVECTVKKLNSSYSMPKRLYSYQESSRKKLKLNNSKFKRYKMVTPKNVKTLHSQSNSNLNQNDKTKTDECINENKNEDSNEIHESYVDVKVEYLDNPVKSSNDKKEYKVIKLPNGLTALLISDTHDLKDIVAGEQDAASTASSDEEDEEESEEGSSDDEDDDEEEGEEMEMSDEDDQHAHLSKREEKMAACGLCVGVGSFSDPSEIPGMAHFLEHMVFMGSKKYPTENDFDSFIKKRGGSDNASTEPELTTFTFEIDEKHLYSALDRFAQFFIAPLMLRDAITREREAIESEFQMALPSDSNRKEQLFCSLAKPSHPATKFTWGNLVTLRDNITDDNLYKQLHKFRERHYSAHRMTLAIQARLPLDTLEDYVKKCFSVVPTNSLPSEDFTRHIGANSFDTASFRRIYKIKPVKDVCQIELTWTMPPLHHLYKEKPHQYISWIIGHEGKGSLISYLRKKMWCLDIYSGNGESGFEHSSMYALFSLSLVLTDQGHEHLKQVIDAIFSYINMVRKLGPQKRIFDEIRMIEDTNFRFTDEVPSIENVESLCENMHYYKSTDYITGSELYFEYNPESIKACMDVLTPDNVNIIIFDKKFDDSTFDKEEPWFKTKYTDTEIPADWIESWKNIDAMPEFHLPEPNIFITDDFTLIPAESIEAPVKIYQDTLCEIWYKPDAKFRLPECHMNFQLISPMIASSPEGTAMCDLMVEVLKQLLAEELYAAVAAELSYEVNSSEKGLLIKVYGFNQKLPLLLETIVKYISNFPEIVTEDLFEVMKEQQLKAYYNTFLKPSKLGKDVRLSIIMLKHWTAMDRHAACSKISFEEFKNFVKYFTKHIYIQSLIQGNMTSDEIKNNVLKCFDILKCGPLLPNTLPRLRTMSLPSGAHYCRFKNFNSTDSNSVVTNYYQSDLASIKLSVTIELLTMIMEEPLFNQLRTQEQLGYDVFCLLRDTYGVFGYSISVCTQADKFSVEHVDDRIEAFLKSFYEKLESLSDKDFENHKEGLIKIKQCADIHLREEVIRNWAEIKCGEYMFDRLTRETNEIRQINLKDLRSWFKDHIVGGNNFRKLSIQVVGTEKQRQEGDKKFSDNEIIKSEDSEESAIKLSDASYALQYLNTDEDEDKVFIKNIEKFKSGLYVYPERYSN; from the exons ATGGTATCATTGTGTTCATTTAAACGTTTAGTCGAATgtacggtaaaaaaattaaattcaagttaTAGTATGCCAAAACGTTTATACAGTTATCAGGAAtcgagtagaaaaaaattaaaattgaataatagtaaatttaaaaggTATAAAATGGTGACtccgaaaaatgttaaaactctACACTCTCAAAGTAACTCTAACCTTAATCAAAATGACAAAACGAAGACTGATGAatgtataaatgaaaataaaaatgaagattCTAATGAAATTCACGAGTCTTATGTTGATGTTAAAGTTGAATACTTAGATAATCCTGTCAAGTCGAGTAACGATAAAAAAGAGTACAA agtaatTAAACTCCCAAATGGCCTAACTGCACTTCTTATTTCTGATACTCATGATTTAAAAGATATAGTAGCTGGTGAACAGGATGCAG CTTCAACAGCTAGCAGTGATGAGGAAGATGAAGAAGAGAGTGAAGAAGGATCTTCAGATGATGAAGACGACGATGAAGAGGAGGGTGAAGAGATGGAGATGAGTGATGAAGATGATCAACATGCTCACTTGTCAAAGAGAGAAGAAAAAATG GCTGCATGCGGATTGTGCGTTGGAGTTGGAAGCTTCAGCGATCCCTCTGAAATACCTGGAATGGCTCATTTTCTTGAGCACATGGTTTTCATGGGCTCTAAAAAATATCCTACTGAAAACGATTTCGATTCTTTTATAAAGAAACGCGGTGGTTCTGATAACGCATCTACAGAGCCAGAGTTGACAACATTTACTTttgaaattgatgaaaaacATCTTTACTCTGCATTAGATCGTTTCGCTCAATTTTTTATCGCCCCTCTAATGCTGCGAGATGCAATAACTCGGGAACGAGAAGCCATCGAAAGTGAATTTCAAATGGCATTGCCTTCAGACTCCAATAGAAAAGAGCAATTGTTCTGCAGTCTTGCTAAGCCAAGTCATCCTGCCACTAAATTTACCTGGGGAAATCTGGTAACTCTTCGTGACAACATAACTGATGATAATCTATACAAgcaattacataaatttcgTGAACGTCATTACAGCGCGCATCGTATGACACTGGCAATTCAAGCACGTCTGCCTTTAGATACTTTAGAAGACtacgtaaaaaaatgtttttccgTAGTACCGACCAATAGTTTACCTTCAGAAGACTTTACTCGTCATATAGGTGCCAATTCTTTTGACACCGCCAGCTTTAGGcgtatttacaaaattaaaccAGTAAAAGACGTCTGTCAGATCGAGCTGACATGGACCATGCCGCCACTTCATCATCTTTACAAAGAAAAGCCTCATCAGTACATCTCTTGGATCATCGGGCACGAGGGTAAGGGCTCATTGATCAGTTACTTGAGGAAGAAAATGTGGTGTCTTGATATTTACAGCGGCAATGGAGAGAGTGGGTTTGAACACAGCTCAATGTACGCTCTTTTCAGTTTGTCTCTGGTCCTTACTGACCAAGGCCACGAGCATTTGAAACAAGTTATCGATGCGATATTTTCATACATCAACATGGTACGTAAATTAGGACCGCAAAAAAGAATATTCGATGAGATTCGTATGATTGAAGATACGAATTTCCGATTCACTGACGAAGTGCCTTCGATTGAAAACGTCGAAAGTTTATGTGAGAACATGCATTACTACAAGTCAACTGATTATATTACTGGAAGTGAACTCTACTTTGAGTATAATCCTGAATCAATAAAAGCTTGCATGGATGTTCTGACACctgacaatgttaatattattatttttgacaaaaaatttgacgaTTCAACATTCGACAAAGAAGAGCCGTGGTTTAAGACAAAGTACACAGACACTGAAATTCCAGCTGACTGGATAGAGTCTTGGAAAAACATTGACGCTATGCCAGAGTTCCATTTACCCGagccaaatatttttataaccgATGACTTCACTTTGATTCCCGCGGAATCAATCGAAGCGCcggttaaaatttatcaagacACTCTGTGTGAAATCTGGTACAAGCCTGATGCTAAATTTCGTTTACCTGAATGTCATATGAATTTCCAGTTGATATCGCCTATGATCGCATCTTCACCTGAAgg aacCGCTATGTGCGATTTAATGGTAGAAGTACTGAAGCAGTTGCTTGCTGAAGAATTGTATGCAGCAGTAGCCGCTGAATTGAGCTACGAAGTTAACTCAAGTGAAAAAGGTTTACTGATAAAAGTCTACGGGTTCAACCAAAAGCTCCCGCTACTTCTTGAAAcgattgttaaatatatatcaaatttCCCTGAAATTGTCACGGAGGATTTGTTCGAAGTGATGAAAGAACAGCAACTAAAAGCTTActataatacatttttaaagcCTTCTAAACTAGGAAA agACGTAAGATTATCGATCATTATGTTGAAACATTGGACGGCTATGGATCGACATGCGGCGTGCAGTAAAATATCAtttgaagaatttaaaaactttgttaaatattttactaaacACATTTATATTCAGTCATTAATCCAAGGCAACATGACGTcagatgaaattaaaaataacgtattaaaatgttttgatattttaaaatgcgGGCCGCTATTACCAAACACTTTGCCACGATTACGGACAATGTCACTGCCTTCTGGAGCACATTATtgcagatttaaaaattttaattctacggATTCAAATTCTGttgttacaaattattatcaatctGATTTAGCATCAATAAAGTTGTCTGTTACAATTGAATTATTGACC ATGATAATGGAAGAGCCTTTATTCAATCAATTAAGAACACAAGAGCAACTTGGATATGACGTATTTTGTCTATTGCGTGATACCTACGGCGTGTTTGGATACTCGATCTCAGTTTGTACGCAAGCTGATAAATTTAGTGTCGAGCATGTTGATGATCGGATCGAGGcctttttaaaatcattttatgaAAAACTTGAGTCTTTGTCGGATAAAGATTTTGAGAATCACAAGGAGGgtcttattaaaataaaacagtgCGCTGATATTCATTTGAGGGAAGAGGTGATTCGTAATTGGGCAGAGATAAAATGCGGGGAGTACATGTTCGATAGACTGACACGAGAAACCAACGAAATTCGTCAGATAAATCTCAAAGATTTGAGAAGTTGGTTCAAAGATCATATTGTCGGAGGGAATAATTTCCgtaaattatcaattcaaGTTGTTGGTACGGAGAAACAACGACAGGAgggtgataaaaaattcagcgacaatgaaattattaaatctgAAGACTCTGAAG agtCAGCAATTAAACTTAGTGATGCCAGCTATGCCTTGCAGTATTTAAATACAGATGAGGATGAagataaagtttttataaaaaatattgaaaaatttaaatctggaTTATATGTCTACCCAGAACGTTACAGCAattga
- the LOC130664088 gene encoding uncharacterized protein LOC130664088: MSKDSGDNLDWAIQLECPPSALTNDVKKILNQGIISFVWDEIASVVHPVEDVVDTRKNILLNHLQSQAQVPVIQHINKIKLLKTERTLVKSQIDKVENMCETLCHSLEEKELKISKLKNEQEKTEIKTGALELKLKNVESEINCCKEFISYCNNLLPANKHEVDEAALQYCLTLAGSVISRQGKLETLKQVREILDPLAIPDLWDSLLRKRMQDTEKLTRLQLEQGNNETPDRPFDEASKIGFASIDAQIVTLALEAMIHKEKLQSQLQNVVNIIDKIMVNDSEQELEWIQLNLEIAQQDKKYKELQSCTEYLQKFNEERHDLTERQSEISSEHHDLNSQMKECIATFKNSVKSLTSAGSFLEKLKNNLIDELMIIALMNRQVNVDWLDINLTSEIDEFHKYTDVNALNKVMLLDKVGAYRYASICMSNILPVTPTLTSATPVFNPPLCHLIYCLRNLMTNNLWKQQHQLKNSEYANQQMIVIKNSTLDSSKENDIFELLDKISYKNGTCRRELEKLETIYDAWANQPVQEAMSVIDDTAHRLTYDEWVKRYSSLLFMITRNK; encoded by the exons atgagtAAAGACAGTGGAGATAATTTAGACTGGGCCATACAATTAGAGTGTCCACCATCAGCGTTGACaaatgatgtaaaaaaaat tctTAATCAAGGCATAATAAGTTTTGTGTGGGATGAAATAGCATCAGTGGTTCATCCTGTTGAAGATGTAGTTGACACACGAAAAAACATATTGCTAAACCATCTCCAAAGCCAAGCTCAGGTGCCGGTTATTCagcatattaataaaataaaattattaaaaactgaAAGAACTTTAGTTAAATCACAAATTGACAAAGTTGAAAATATGTGCGAGACACTTTGTCATTCTCTTGAAGAAAaag aattaaaaatatctaaactGAAAAACGAACAAGAAAAAACGGAAATAAAGACTGGAGCTTTAGAattgaaactaaaaaatgtTGAATCGGAGATAAATTGTTGTAAGGAATTTATTTCATACTGCAATAATTTATTGCCGGCAAATAAACATGAAGTTGATGAAGCTGCTTTGCAGTATTGTCTTACGCTGGCTGGTTCAGTTATTTCACGTCAAGGCAAGCTGGag aCATTGAAACAAGTTCGAGAGATTTTGGATCCACTTGCTATTCCTGACTTATGGGATAGCTTGTTACGTAAACGTATGCAGGATACTGAGAAATTAACGAGACTCCAATTGGAGCAAGGTAACAACGAAACGCCTGATCGGCCATTTGATGAAGCCTCGAAAATAGGTTTTGCTTCTATCGATGCACAAATTGTTACATTGGCACTTGAAGCAATGATACATAaggaaaaattacaaagtCAATTACAGAATGTAGTcaatataattgataaaataatg GTCAATGATTCAGAGCAAGAACTAGAGTGGATCCAACTTAATCTAGAAATTGCTCAgcaagataaaaaatataaagagtTACAGTCTTGTACTGAAtacttacaaaaatttaatgaagagAGACACGATTTAACTGAAAGGCAATCTGAGATATCAAGTGAACATCATGATCTCAATTCCCAAATG aaAGAGTGTATAGCAACGTTCAAAAATTCTGTGAAGTCCTTAACATCCGCCGGtagttttcttgaaaaattaaaaaacaatttaatcgACGAGCTAATGATTATAGCTCTGATGAATCGTCAAGTCAATGTCGATTGGCTCGACATTAATTTAACTTCTGAAATCGATGAGTTCCACAAATATACTGATGTCAATGCATTGAATAAAGTTATGCTGCTAGACAAAGTTGGGGCATACag ATACGCCTCAATATGTATGAGTAATATTTTGCCAGTAACACCGACGTTAACATCAGCAACTCCAGTATTCAACCCCCCACTGtgccatttaatttattgtctaaGAAATCTTATGACGAACAATTTATGGAAACAACAGCACcagttaaaaaattccgaGTACGCAAATCAACAGATGATCGTAATTAAGAATTCAACTCTTGATTCATCGAAAGAAAATGATATATTTGAATTACTTGATAAAATAAGTTACAAAAATGGAACATGTCGTCGGGAATTAGAGAAACTTGAGACAATTTATGACGCTTGGGCTAATCAGCCGGTTCAAGAAGCGATGTCTGTTATTGATGACACCGCTCACAGATTAACGTACGATGAATGGGTGAAACGTTACAGCTCACTACTATTTATGATTACACGGAACAAATGA
- the LOC130663664 gene encoding uncharacterized protein LOC130663664, with amino-acid sequence MNLQWALITLTILAWWSHANAGRLARPDCERFVFHPHCRGTQAKKRVITDPTAINSNIKDSNAERLCICKYLTKSGKRDLLAITKLLETMLANGVDVNMLYDAYSNMGLLSNKDGNDNLRSTHRTNQLSRNSDNVDYNKPDIDLDY; translated from the exons ATGAATCTTCAATGGGCATTAATAACATTGACTATCTTGGCTTGGTGGTCGCATGCGAATGCTGGAAGATTAGCAAGACCTGATTGCGA gaGATTTGTATTTCACCCCCATTGTAGAGGAACGCAAGCCAAAAAACGGGTTATTACAGATCCTACAGCTATTAACAGTAATATTAAAGATAGTAATGCGGAAAGATTATGTATATGCAAGTACTTGACCAAAAGCGGAAAAAGAGATTTACTGGctattacaaaattactagaaACAATGCTCGCTAAT ggTGTTGACGTCAATATGCTTTACGACGCGTATTCAAATATGGGACTGTTATCAAACAAAGATGGTAATGATAATTTGAGATCAACGCATCGTACAAACCAACTGAGCAGAAATAGTGATAATGTTGATTATAATAAACCGGATATTGACTTGGATTACTAA
- the LOC130663663 gene encoding S-phase kinase-associated protein 1-like, protein MQTVKVRTSDEKILEIDEKIAMMSNTIKKTIVTRDSEMNGSKSDDDEVIPLPDVTAAELEKLLPWLEHHKDDPPVSPNKVRPADINNISEWDKEYFNKYTLIQLFANINAANNLDIKGYLESSSKLLAQMIVGKTPKDIQQIFNVRPRKDPVAVDDDKSTSNPEVGSPEESK, encoded by the coding sequence atgCAGACTGTCAAGGTTCGAACTAGTGATGAAAAAATACTCgagattgatgaaaaaattgcaaTGATGTCAAATACCATAAAAAAGACGATAGTAACTCGTGATTCCGAGATGAACGGAAGCAAATCAGACGACGACGAAGTGATTCCTTTGCCCGACGTTACGGCTGCTGAGCTGGAGAAATTACTCCCGTGGCTTGAACACCACAAGGATGATCCACCGGTATCTCCAAATAAAGTTAGACCAGCAGATATAAACAACATCAGCGAGTGGGATAAGGAATATTTCAACAAATATACTTTGATTCAACTTTTCGCAAATATTAATGCTGCTAATAACCTCGATATCAAAGGATACCTGGAGAGCTCATCCAAACTACTTGCCCAAATGATTGTCGGAAAAACACCTAAAGATatccaacaaattttcaacgTTCGTCCACGCAAGGACCCTGTTGCTGTTGATGATGATAAGTCAACCAGTAATCCTGAAGTCGGCAGTCCTGAAGAAAGTAAATAA
- the LOC130662972 gene encoding S-phase kinase-associated protein 1-like has protein sequence MSLIKLESKDKKVFEVDIKVAKMSMTIKTMLENLRLGDNHDEVVPLLNVNSAILKKVIEWAEYHKDDPPAPEDDKTREKRSDDISVWDSKFLEVDQPTLFALIRASNYLDIKGLMDVTCKTVANMLKGKNFDEIEKNFNLPPTKSPVDNVHVVKAKANWPMEKDTETNKENSQ, from the coding sequence atgtctttaaTAAAACTTGAGAGCAAGGACAAGAAAGTTTTCGAGGTTGATATTAAAGTTGCCAAGATGTCGATGACCATTAAAACCATGTTGGAGAATCTTAGATTGGGAGATAACCATGACGAAGTGGTGCCTCTACTTAATGTAAACTCGGCaatcttaaaaaaagttattgaatgGGCTGAGTATCACAAGGACGATCCACCAGCTCCTGAAGACGACAAAACTCGGGAAAAAAGGAGCGACGACATCAGTGTCTGGGACTCAAAATTCCTGGAAGTTGATCAGCCAACTCTCTTCGCCCTGATCCGCGCTTCTAATTACCTAGATATCAAGGGCCTAATGGACGTAACTTGCAAAACTGTCGCCAACATGCTTAAAGGAaagaattttgatgaaattgaaaagaatttcAACCTGCCTCCAACCAAAAGTCCTGTTGATAATGTCCATGTCGTAAAAGCAAAAGCTAACTGGCCCATGGAGAAGGATACAGAGACGAACAAGGAGAATAGTCAATGA
- the LOC130662932 gene encoding S-phase kinase-associated protein 1-like, with amino-acid sequence MSVIKLESNDKQIFEVDIKVAKMSMTIKTMLEDLGLGDSDDEVVPLPNVNSAILKKVIEWAEHHKDDPPAPEDDETQEKRSDDISVWDSEFLKVEQPTLFAIIRAANYLDIKGLMDVTCKTVANMIKGKTPDEIRKTFNLPPIKTPVDNADVVKAKDDLSMEKDTETNKENSQ; translated from the coding sequence atgtctgtAATAAAACTTGAGAGCAACGACAAGCAGATTTTCGAGGTTGATATTAAAGTGGCCAAGATGTCGATGACCATTAAAACCATGTTGGAGGATCTTGGATTGGGAGATAGCGATGACGAAGTGGTGCCTCTACCTAATGTAAACTCGGCAATcttgaaaaaagttattgaatgGGCTGAGCATCACAAGGATGATCCACCAGCTCCTGAAGACGACGAAACTCAAGAAAAAAGGAGCGACGACATCAGTGTCTGGGACTCAGAATTCCTGAAAGTTGAGCAGCCAACTCTCTTTGCCATAATCCGCGCTGCTAATTACCTAGACATCAAGGGTCTAATGGACGTAACTTGCAAAACTGTCGCCAACATGATTAAAGGAAAGACTCCTGATGAAATTAGAAAGACTTTCAACCTGCCTCCAATCAAAACTCCTGTTGATAATGCCGATGTCGTAAAAGCAAAAGATGACCTGTCTATGGAGAAGGATACAGAGACGAACAAGGAGAATAGTCAATGA